In a single window of the Actinomycetota bacterium genome:
- a CDS encoding heavy metal-responsive transcriptional regulator, which produces MTNHMMISEFAARAGTTADTVRYYERIGLLPEPRRSDSGYRLFGEHDVERLHFVKRAQSFGLHLDEIAALVRARDRGLCPCGHARELLTDRLAEIEEQLESLSRLRDEIHTMLDEGAVAGDGCWPCGSSLLQIQKLPREVNP; this is translated from the coding sequence GTGACCAACCACATGATGATCTCGGAGTTCGCGGCCCGCGCCGGAACGACGGCCGACACCGTCCGCTACTACGAACGCATCGGGTTGCTACCGGAGCCACGGCGCAGCGACAGCGGCTACCGGCTGTTCGGCGAGCACGACGTCGAGCGGCTGCACTTCGTCAAGCGCGCCCAGAGCTTCGGACTGCACCTCGACGAGATCGCAGCGCTGGTGCGGGCCCGTGACCGGGGGCTGTGCCCGTGCGGTCACGCCCGCGAGCTGCTCACCGACCGGTTGGCCGAGATCGAGGAGCAGCTGGAGTCGCTGAGCCGCCTCCGCGACGAGATCCACACGATGCTCGACGAGGGGGCCGTGGCCGGCGACGGGTGCTGGCCGTGCGGATCGTCCCTGCTCCAGATCCAGAAACTTCCGAGGGAGGTGAATCCATGA